Proteins from a single region of Dama dama isolate Ldn47 chromosome 14, ASM3311817v1, whole genome shotgun sequence:
- the CR1L gene encoding LOW QUALITY PROTEIN: complement component receptor 1-like protein (The sequence of the model RefSeq protein was modified relative to this genomic sequence to represent the inferred CDS: inserted 1 base in 1 codon; substituted 2 bases at 2 genomic stop codons): MMSNLGLIKLIGIICGPLPAITNGDFNSTNREYFKYETVVTYHCNLGERRQKLFDLMGEPSIYCSSEDNQVGIWSRPPRQYIISNKCTPLVIENVINMSENKTHRCLKLSVSKYFLQLLMLQNLPLLLEGNRLLEHAVIAIAGIKVAATKKGPSIATSCAHLQVCQPPPEILHGKHTPNHKDDCSLGQEVFYXPGYDLRGSASLCCTSQGDWSPADPQCAVKSCAGFLDXLPNGSVLFALNFHLVAKVSFICDEGFQLKGSSASYCVLVGIESLXNSSASVNVHRRDNTEGQSLPLIWTGAIAVNKMSKLPVLCYSYLSGEVAQERKKIKVIFMEMVDQSKIFCPNQPDVLSWRHRRKPLEVFPFGKEVTYMCDLHLERDGLQPHWGEHHLQHQ, from the exons ATGATGTCAAACTTAGGCTTGATAAAATTAATTG GCATTATTTGTGGGCCACTCCCAGCCATTACCAATGGAGATTTTAACAGCACCAACAGGGAATATTTTAAGTATGAAACAGTGGTGACCTATCACTGCAACCTTGGGGAGAGAAGGCAAAAGCTCTTTGACCTCATGGGTGAACCATCAATATATTGCAGCAGTGAAGACAATCAAGTAGGCATCTGGAGCAGACCTCCCCGTCAGTATATTATATCTAATAAATGCACACCTCTAGTCATTGAGAATGTAATAAACATGTCTGagaacaaaa CACACAGGTGTCTGAAACTGTCAGTGAGCAAGTATTTCCTTCAGCTGCTCATGCTGCAGAATCTGCCACTGCTGCTGGAAGGTAACAGGTTGTTGGAGCATGCAGTCATTGCCATTGCTGGAATTAAAGTTGCTGCTACTAAGAAAGGGCCATCAATTGCCACTTCCTGTGCCCATCTACAAG TATGTCAGCCACCTCCAGAAATTCTGCATGGTAAACACACTCCAAACCACAAGGATGACTGTTCTCTTGGACAGGAAGTGTTCT AGCCCGGCTATGATCTCAGAGGGTCTGCTTCTCTGTGCTGCACATCCCAGGGAGACTGGAGCCCGGCAGACCCCCAATGTGC agtgaaATCTTGTGCTGGCTTTCTGGACTAACTTCCTAATGGAAGTGTACTTTTTGCACTTAATTTTCACCTTGTAGCCAAAGTATCCTTCATTTGTGATGAGGG ATTCCAATTAAAAGGCAGTTCTGCTAGTTACTGTGTCTTGGTTGGAATAGAAAGCCTTTGAAATAGCAGTGCTTCAGTGAATGTGCATAGAAGGGATAACACTGAAGGCCAATCTCTCCCTTTAATCT GGACTGGTGCTATAGCAGTGAACAAGATGAGCAAACTCCCTGTCCTGTGTTATTCATACTTAAGTGGAGAGGTggcacaagaaagaaaaaaaattaaagtaatttttatgGAGATGGTAGATCAGAGCA AAATTTTCTGTCCAAATCAACCTGATGTCCTTAGTTGGAGACACAGAAGAAAACCTCTGGAAGTCTTTCCTTTTGGAAAAGAAGTAACTTACATGTGTGACCTGCATCTAGAAAGGGATGGACTTCAGCCCCACTGGGGAGAGCACCATCTGCAGCACCAGTGA